From the Zymomonas mobilis subsp. pomaceae ATCC 29192 genome, the window CCTGTAACATCGCCCGCATTTGGTTAAGCATGACCTCCAAAGGCATGCTAAAAAGCTGATTAGCCGCTTGGCGCATATCGGGTGAACTGGCTGCTAATCTATCCAGGGAATCAGCTAAATGGCGCGCATCCGTGGCGGCCTCAGCCGTACCCGTTCCTGCGGCTTCCCGTAAAGAAGTTGCTGTCTGACGTAAAGATAATGTGACTTCGGCATCGCTAGGTGCTGGCAGTGTTTCAATCGGATTAATAGTCGAATCCAAAATTATACTGGCATCAGAAATAACCGCTAATTTAGGGGCCTGATCTTGAGGAACAAAGCTATCAATTGTAACCGCTTGCGCCACTTCCGGTAATTTCGACAGGCGACTGACCCAATCCGCCGCCGTTTTGGTATCCGGGGCGACAATATCAATAGTATTCGGGGTTTGATTGGGGTCTTTCATCAAAGAAAGTAAGGTTGCCATCGCTTCTCCCTTGGGATTTCTGAGATGAAGCGGATTAAAGTCAAACTGAACCCAGGGCAGGGATATAATACTAATCAGGGTTAATCCCAGAAAACTACCAATAACCCAGCGCCGTTCTCTGACCAAAAAGCGATCGACGGGGGCCAGATTGCGCCAGCCGACATGATGTCGCGGGGGTTTCGGGCGAAACAACATTAAAAGAGCGGGCATCATAGTGATCGAGAACAATAATGCGATCAAGATGCCAACACCGGCAATTAAACCTAATTCCGAAATACCGATATAAGCCGTCGGTAAAAAAGATAAGAAACCAAGGCATACCGCGCCAGCGGCTAACAAAAGGGAATGACCTAACGCATTAGCTGCATTGATTAAGGCTTTCTGGGGATTGGGTTCGGTTTCCAATTCCGCAAGAAAGCGAACAGAAAGCTGAATCCCAAAATCGACCCCTAATCCGACAAACAACGGAATAAAGGCAACTGATATAAGGTTAAAGCGCCCGACGGTTATTAACCCTACCGCTGCGGTAACAATTAATCCGGCAATCGTCGTCATCATAATAGCCGCAACAATCGCCGGTGATCGTACAGCTAACCAAAGGGTAATCAGCATAGCGCCAATCATGGCACCCGCTACTAACCATATTTTATCAGCCAGCGAGGCAAATTCTTCGTCGGATAGTGGGACTGCGCCGGTTAAACGGATATTAACACCATGGGCGGCATCTAATTGTAAATCAGCCGCAGCTTTATGGATGGCTTCACTCGCCTCAAGGCCGGGCATAAGCGCGCTTAGATTCAAAATGGGACGTGCCAAAATTAAGCGTTTTAAGGGCGGCTGCATGCTCGGATTATGGGCAGAAAACAGGCGTTGCCATGAAAACCATGTTGGTTTCCCATTCATCTGATCGGTAAGGGCCGCATTTATCGAACGGATGGGAGTTTGGAGTTGATCAAGCGATGCCATATTGCGCGTAATACCCATCAGCATTGTATTCAGCGCATTATCAATACCCCGTAAAGATGGATCGGATGCCAACGGCCCAAGAAAGGGCTGAGCAGAAATCATCTGCTTAGTGGTATCTTGCACATCCTCTAATTTACCAAAAAGAATCCCTTCACGGGCAAAAAAATCACCTCCATCGGGGCGGGAAACGTCCACAAAATGTTTTTTATCCTGTGCCAATCGTTCGGCTAATTTGGCAGCCCCCGCTTCTGCTAATTCTGGCGTCTGACCTTCTACAACGACTAAGGTCGCGTCTCCAGCCGAAGGAAACGCCTCTGCAAATTTGTCTTCATTAACACGATACGTCACTTTTGGTGAAATCAGCGTCGCTGTATCCGTCGTAATTTGAAAATGGGTCGCAGCAAAACCCGTCGCCATTACCGTGACAAGAAGGGTAAGCGCTAAAACAGTACGGGGAAAGCGG encodes:
- a CDS encoding MMPL family transporter, with product MHRFFVTRLADISCRFPRTVLALTLLVTVMATGFAATHFQITTDTATLISPKVTYRVNEDKFAEAFPSAGDATLVVVEGQTPELAEAGAAKLAERLAQDKKHFVDVSRPDGGDFFAREGILFGKLEDVQDTTKQMISAQPFLGPLASDPSLRGIDNALNTMLMGITRNMASLDQLQTPIRSINAALTDQMNGKPTWFSWQRLFSAHNPSMQPPLKRLILARPILNLSALMPGLEASEAIHKAAADLQLDAAHGVNIRLTGAVPLSDEEFASLADKIWLVAGAMIGAMLITLWLAVRSPAIVAAIMMTTIAGLIVTAAVGLITVGRFNLISVAFIPLFVGLGVDFGIQLSVRFLAELETEPNPQKALINAANALGHSLLLAAGAVCLGFLSFLPTAYIGISELGLIAGVGILIALLFSITMMPALLMLFRPKPPRHHVGWRNLAPVDRFLVRERRWVIGSFLGLTLISIISLPWVQFDFNPLHLRNPKGEAMATLLSLMKDPNQTPNTIDIVAPDTKTAADWVSRLSKLPEVAQAVTIDSFVPQDQAPKLAVISDASIILDSTINPIETLPAPSDAEVTLSLRQTATSLREAAGTGTAEAATDARHLADSLDRLAASSPDMRQAANQLFSMPLEVMLNQMRAMLQAEAVDREGLPQNLKNDWIAKDGRIRIEVFPSGDSNDNKNLIRFAKAVQQIVPSASGMPISTQAAAYTIAKAFIQAGILAFITVCLLLFLVLRNIREVAFTLAPIILSIFLTLASCVLIRQPINFANIIAFPLLFGVGVAFHIYFVMAWRHGERNLLQSSLAHAVFFSAMATGTAFGSLWLSSHPGTASMGKILMLSLVWTLICALIFEPALLGSKENKAKEASKPTDKA